From Ferviditalea candida, one genomic window encodes:
- a CDS encoding outer spore coat protein CotE, with the protein MSISDKELEFREIITKAVCGKGRRFSQVAHTVTPPNRPTNILGAWIINHQYEASKSGDGIEVIGTYDINIWYSHDNNSKTDVAKETISYTELVPMTYLDPKHRANTEEVFAVATQEPTCVEATVTNGGKVKILVDREYQVEMVAETKVCVVVNQGACDDFEDKEFDFDENATDGDYETLDPDLLEDEVV; encoded by the coding sequence ATGTCGATTTCAGATAAAGAACTGGAATTCAGGGAAATTATCACAAAAGCGGTATGCGGAAAGGGACGCAGATTTTCGCAAGTCGCCCATACGGTAACGCCGCCCAATAGACCCACGAACATACTCGGGGCATGGATCATCAACCATCAGTACGAAGCGTCCAAATCCGGGGACGGCATTGAGGTCATCGGTACTTACGATATTAATATCTGGTATTCTCATGACAACAATTCCAAAACCGATGTCGCGAAAGAAACGATTTCATACACTGAACTGGTACCCATGACGTATTTGGATCCGAAGCATCGGGCCAACACGGAGGAGGTTTTTGCGGTGGCTACGCAGGAACCGACCTGTGTGGAAGCTACGGTGACCAACGGCGGAAAAGTGAAGATCCTGGTTGACCGCGAGTATCAGGTTGAAATGGTTGCCGAAACGAAAGTGTGCGTCGTCGTGAACCAGGGGGCATGTGACGATTTCGAAGATAAAGAATTCGATTTCGATGAAAATGCTACGGATGGCGATTACGAAACTTTAGATCCTGATTTGCTGGAAGACGAAGTCGTGTGA
- the mutS gene encoding DNA mismatch repair protein MutS — translation MTTYTPMIQQYLAIKAEVKDAFLFFRLGDFYELFFEDAVLAAKELEITLTGREGGTEERIPMCGVPYHSADNYISRLIEKGYKVAICEQVEDPKEAKGVVRREIVRIVTPGTVMEGKTLGEAANNFIVAAAEVKEQYGIAACDLTTGELYVTSFAASKDSLLDEAKVYNPSEIIGDSSLLEQIGQDLSGGSRPPMLTEWSMDANELIRGHFPAETLAALNEPQLKCVGYLIAYLNVTQKRSLSHITRIQTYEPQHFMILDPFTRRNLELTETIRDRSKQGSLLWLLDRTVTSIGSRMLRRWVDKPLMNKARIEERLEAVDTLYNRLITREELRMQLKEVYDLERLVGRISFGTSNARDLLALGLSLRAVPGIVETCAASGSITLQRLVEGLDDCRDVMKWIDQAIVDDPPISVKEGGMIRPGFNLRLDRLREASVNGKQWIADLEKKEREITGIRTLKIGYNKVFGYYIEVTKANIGHLPDGRYERKQTLANAERYITPELKEKEALILEAEEKMVDIEYELFIELRDRIGAQVARLQKLAGIIATVDALQSMASVSAEYRYRRPEVTEGYDLVIEEGRHPVVEALMKDGKFVHNQTSLTQDEARMLLITGPNMAGKSTYMRQVALISVMAQIGCFVPAERALIPLVDRIFTRIGAADDLAGGQSTFMVEMTDIQVMTEKATARSLVIIDELGRGTSTGEGMAIAQAVIEYLHERIGCKTLVSTHFHELAHLEESLGHLRNYCMAVQESGDQVAFLRKLIRGAAGTSYGIYCAKLAGLPATVIDRAYQLLNAFELRDSAALQRAETAAAVVQLSLFGGEEESRLKSKRKADAADEVSAEIMRSLRSADPMNMTPLQAMQLLMDLKQLAQK, via the coding sequence ATGACAACGTATACCCCCATGATCCAGCAGTATCTTGCGATCAAGGCAGAAGTCAAAGACGCCTTTTTATTTTTCCGGCTTGGGGATTTCTATGAACTGTTTTTTGAAGATGCCGTACTGGCAGCCAAAGAGCTGGAAATTACACTGACCGGCAGGGAGGGCGGAACGGAGGAACGGATCCCGATGTGCGGGGTTCCCTATCATTCCGCGGATAACTATATTTCTAGATTGATTGAAAAGGGCTACAAAGTCGCAATTTGCGAACAGGTGGAGGATCCGAAGGAAGCAAAGGGCGTCGTGCGCAGGGAGATTGTCCGGATTGTGACGCCCGGCACGGTGATGGAGGGCAAGACGTTGGGCGAGGCGGCGAACAATTTCATCGTCGCTGCCGCTGAGGTCAAGGAGCAGTACGGAATTGCGGCCTGCGATCTGACGACTGGCGAACTGTATGTCACCTCCTTTGCGGCTTCCAAGGATTCGCTGCTTGATGAAGCAAAGGTGTACAATCCGTCCGAAATCATCGGAGATTCGTCTTTGCTTGAGCAAATCGGACAAGATCTGTCCGGCGGCTCTCGGCCGCCCATGCTGACCGAATGGAGCATGGACGCAAACGAACTGATCCGCGGTCATTTTCCGGCCGAAACTCTGGCGGCGCTGAATGAACCGCAGTTGAAATGCGTCGGTTATTTGATTGCTTATTTGAATGTCACGCAGAAAAGGTCGCTGTCCCACATTACCCGCATTCAAACCTATGAGCCTCAGCATTTCATGATTCTTGATCCGTTCACCCGAAGGAATCTGGAGCTGACCGAGACGATCCGCGACCGATCCAAGCAGGGGTCACTGTTATGGCTGCTGGATCGGACGGTCACCTCGATCGGCAGCCGGATGCTCCGCCGTTGGGTGGACAAGCCGCTGATGAACAAAGCGAGGATCGAGGAGCGGCTGGAAGCGGTCGATACACTTTACAATCGGCTGATCACCCGGGAAGAGTTGCGCATGCAGCTGAAGGAAGTTTACGATTTGGAACGGCTGGTCGGCAGAATTTCCTTCGGAACCTCCAATGCGCGGGACCTGCTCGCACTCGGACTATCGCTGAGGGCGGTGCCCGGCATTGTCGAGACATGCGCGGCTTCCGGCTCCATCACCTTGCAGCGGTTGGTCGAGGGCCTGGATGATTGCCGGGACGTAATGAAATGGATCGATCAGGCCATCGTGGATGATCCGCCGATTTCGGTTAAAGAAGGCGGCATGATCCGGCCAGGCTTCAACCTCCGGCTGGATCGGCTTCGCGAGGCGAGCGTCAACGGCAAGCAATGGATTGCCGATCTTGAGAAGAAAGAGCGTGAGATCACCGGCATCCGAACATTGAAAATCGGATACAACAAAGTGTTCGGCTATTATATCGAGGTGACCAAGGCCAATATTGGTCACCTTCCCGATGGCCGTTATGAACGAAAACAGACTTTGGCCAATGCGGAACGTTATATTACTCCCGAGCTGAAGGAAAAAGAAGCGTTGATTCTTGAAGCCGAGGAAAAGATGGTGGACATCGAATATGAGCTGTTTATCGAGCTGAGAGATCGGATCGGCGCTCAGGTTGCCCGCCTTCAGAAGCTGGCCGGGATCATTGCGACCGTCGACGCGCTTCAGTCGATGGCCAGCGTAAGCGCCGAATACCGTTATCGGAGGCCGGAAGTCACGGAAGGGTACGATCTGGTGATCGAGGAAGGCCGGCATCCTGTGGTTGAAGCGCTGATGAAAGACGGAAAGTTTGTGCACAATCAGACCTCATTAACACAAGATGAAGCGAGAATGCTGCTGATTACCGGACCGAATATGGCAGGGAAAAGCACGTACATGCGCCAGGTCGCTCTCATTTCCGTGATGGCCCAAATCGGCTGCTTCGTCCCTGCGGAGCGGGCCCTCATTCCGCTGGTGGACCGAATTTTCACGCGCATCGGCGCGGCTGACGATTTAGCCGGCGGACAGAGCACGTTCATGGTGGAAATGACGGACATTCAAGTAATGACGGAAAAAGCGACAGCCCGCAGCCTGGTCATCATCGACGAATTGGGCAGAGGCACCTCGACAGGGGAAGGAATGGCTATCGCCCAAGCGGTTATCGAGTATCTGCATGAGAGGATCGGCTGCAAAACGCTGGTCTCCACACATTTTCACGAGCTGGCCCATCTCGAAGAAAGCTTGGGCCATCTGCGGAATTACTGCATGGCGGTGCAGGAAAGCGGAGACCAGGTTGCCTTTTTGCGCAAATTGATTCGCGGAGCGGCCGGCACAAGCTATGGGATCTACTGCGCCAAGCTCGCCGGTCTTCCGGCGACTGTCATTGACAGGGCCTATCAGCTGTTGAATGCGTTTGAGCTGCGGGATTCCGCCGCCCTGCAGCGGGCGGAAACGGCTGCTGCGGTTGTTCAGTTGAGCTTGTTCGGCGGGGAAGAAGAATCACGATTGAAATCGAAAAGGAAGGCGGACGCGGCTGATGAGGTTAGCGCAGAAATCATGCGCAGTCTCCGGTCGGCCGATCCGATGAACATGACGCCGCTTCAGGCTATGCAGCTTTTGATGGATTTAAAGCAATTGGCGCAAAAATGA
- a CDS encoding class I SAM-dependent methyltransferase yields MIVTTANRTSPELQRLSQDLADEMGLRWVPRQNLSLKQLEEKYGDSQFLLITDNGLRYNEAGREPLDYHPSMAVIRIKRLLKGETDKLIELAEAGPGDRVLDCTAGFGADAIIFSHAVGASGKVTALESELIPYLLVREGLSRYQSDVKELDEAMRRIEVLLTDHLSYLRLLPDRSVDIVYFDPMFGKPVQSSSSMSPLRGVANRQPLARKAVEEAVRVARRKVLLKEHRDSRVFAELGFDRVVRTGSTTAYGVMDL; encoded by the coding sequence ATGATCGTCACGACAGCGAATCGTACCTCTCCGGAGCTGCAGAGACTGTCTCAGGATCTGGCGGATGAGATGGGCTTGCGCTGGGTGCCGAGACAAAACTTGTCGCTGAAGCAGCTGGAGGAGAAATACGGGGATTCCCAATTTCTTTTGATAACCGACAACGGGTTAAGATACAACGAGGCAGGGCGTGAACCGCTCGATTACCATCCGAGTATGGCGGTGATCCGGATCAAAAGGCTGCTGAAAGGCGAGACCGACAAGCTGATCGAGCTCGCTGAAGCTGGTCCGGGAGACCGTGTTTTGGATTGCACGGCCGGCTTCGGCGCTGACGCGATTATTTTTTCTCATGCCGTCGGTGCCTCCGGCAAAGTAACCGCGCTTGAAAGCGAGCTCATCCCGTATTTGCTGGTGCGGGAAGGCCTGTCGCGTTATCAATCGGATGTGAAGGAATTGGATGAGGCCATGCGAAGAATCGAGGTATTATTGACGGATCATTTGTCATATCTTAGACTATTGCCGGATCGGAGCGTTGATATCGTGTATTTTGATCCAATGTTCGGCAAGCCCGTGCAAAGCTCCAGTTCCATGTCGCCTTTGCGGGGCGTGGCCAATCGCCAGCCGCTTGCTCGTAAGGCAGTTGAGGAAGCGGTCCGGGTTGCCCGCAGGAAGGTTCTGCTCAAGGAGCACAGGGATAGCAGGGTATTTGCAGAATTGGGCTTTGACCGCGTTGTGAGAACGGGATCGACGACCGCTTACGGGGTGATGGATCTTTGA
- the miaA gene encoding tRNA (adenosine(37)-N6)-dimethylallyltransferase MiaA, with protein MTAHQQQEKQKLLVLIGPTAVGKTRFSLEIARKFGCEIISGDSMQVYRGMDIGTAKASPEELQSVPHHLIDIREPDVPFSVSDFHELAKQAIREISGRGRLPFIVGGTGLYVESVCYEYEFSDCGSDEDFREQQRKYAAQFGHEALHLKLAEQDPESAQRLHPNDQRRIIRALEVLHLTGETLSAQLARQQKTSPYQLCIVGLTMDRDLLYKRVEARVDQMLEQGLVEEVARLLEKGYDRGLISMQGLGYKEIISYLQGETTLDEAIALLKRDTRRFAKRQLSWFRHMKDIEWVDVTVEVKFSAHLEQISDIISTKLQLEGKSADLL; from the coding sequence TTGACAGCGCATCAGCAGCAAGAAAAGCAGAAGCTTTTGGTGCTCATAGGGCCGACGGCTGTCGGCAAGACCAGGTTCAGCCTGGAGATCGCCCGCAAATTCGGGTGTGAGATCATTTCGGGGGATTCCATGCAGGTTTATCGGGGAATGGACATTGGCACAGCCAAAGCAAGTCCGGAAGAACTGCAATCCGTCCCGCATCATTTGATTGACATCCGCGAGCCGGACGTACCTTTTTCCGTATCCGACTTTCACGAGCTGGCCAAACAAGCCATCCGCGAAATCTCAGGACGGGGCCGACTTCCGTTTATCGTTGGCGGAACGGGATTATACGTTGAATCGGTCTGTTATGAATATGAATTTAGCGATTGCGGAAGTGATGAGGATTTTCGCGAGCAGCAGAGAAAGTATGCAGCGCAATTTGGTCACGAGGCCCTGCATCTAAAGCTTGCGGAGCAGGATCCCGAGTCGGCGCAGCGGCTTCATCCCAATGACCAGAGACGCATTATCCGCGCGTTGGAGGTGCTTCATCTGACAGGTGAAACCCTCTCTGCGCAGTTGGCGCGGCAGCAAAAGACCTCCCCGTACCAATTGTGCATTGTCGGCTTGACAATGGACAGAGATTTGCTTTATAAGCGAGTTGAAGCGCGGGTTGATCAAATGCTGGAGCAGGGTTTAGTCGAAGAAGTTGCCCGCTTGCTGGAAAAGGGCTATGATCGCGGCCTGATTTCCATGCAGGGGTTGGGGTACAAGGAAATTATCAGCTATTTGCAGGGCGAAACCACCTTGGACGAGGCGATTGCCCTGCTGAAGCGGGATACTCGCAGGTTTGCCAAACGGCAGTTGTCCTGGTTTCGGCATATGAAGGATATCGAATGGGTGGACGTTACGGTGGAGGTAAAATTTTCTGCCCATTTGGAGCAAATAAGTGATATAATATCAACGAAGTTGCAATTAGAAGGAAAATCCGCAGATTTGCTATAA
- a CDS encoding putative amidoligase domain-containing protein, which yields MGAFLLYDDESAVRLLLPRLNIPCGTRLIVPNRGQHKMTVAIPWGLRRGPEELGFTRMLNPARQVEKSRNRSWIKDTLERAGLSVLSENTDICGNGESFVWSRELRVPVFHLEALAVFADRKPAHLNLSLLNVAHSEEYEELPPDTSAIARRAARLAVRAVYALGLDFGIVTLVRLSDGKTVIKDVNPEPFLDRRLGELFAEAINRYHESLKSELSRGKEAILGADPEFVLVDGNGKVVPAARFFPMRGRLGCDSLRIGGGRLVYPLVELRPDPSPEPKQLILQMTWLMRKAADQIGEADLAWLAGGMPVKGFPLGGHIHLSRIWLNGFLLRALDNYLALSLAAIEDDSTAARRPRYGFPGDFLRKSHGGFEYRTPPSWLVASDIAKGALALSKIIAEHYWELNSRPLDLETVHEAYYRGNKFALLPIARKLWAEIESTASYAKYSSFLAPLKRRLETFQTWNEREDFRDSWHIPRITQPM from the coding sequence ATGGGCGCTTTTTTGTTATATGACGATGAAAGTGCGGTTCGGCTGCTGCTGCCCCGATTGAACATCCCTTGCGGAACCCGATTAATAGTCCCGAATCGCGGTCAGCATAAGATGACCGTAGCCATTCCGTGGGGACTCCGCCGTGGCCCGGAAGAGCTGGGCTTCACGCGCATGCTGAATCCTGCCCGACAGGTGGAGAAATCGCGAAATCGAAGCTGGATCAAGGATACCCTCGAACGTGCCGGACTGTCCGTTCTTTCGGAGAACACGGACATCTGCGGGAACGGGGAATCATTCGTATGGTCAAGAGAGCTCAGGGTTCCGGTGTTTCATCTGGAAGCGTTGGCCGTGTTTGCCGATCGCAAGCCCGCACATTTGAACTTGTCCTTGCTGAATGTTGCGCACAGCGAAGAATATGAGGAATTGCCGCCGGACACTTCCGCGATCGCCCGCAGAGCTGCCCGGTTAGCTGTCCGCGCCGTGTATGCGCTGGGGCTCGATTTCGGTATTGTGACCCTTGTCCGGCTTTCCGACGGGAAGACGGTCATCAAGGATGTAAACCCGGAACCGTTCCTTGATCGGCGCTTGGGCGAATTGTTTGCAGAGGCGATCAACCGTTACCACGAAAGCTTGAAGAGCGAACTGAGCCGAGGCAAAGAGGCGATTTTGGGAGCCGATCCCGAATTTGTGTTGGTGGATGGAAATGGAAAAGTCGTACCTGCCGCCCGCTTTTTTCCGATGCGCGGCCGGCTGGGCTGCGATTCCCTGCGGATCGGCGGCGGCCGGCTCGTTTATCCGCTGGTTGAGCTTCGTCCCGATCCGAGTCCGGAGCCGAAACAGCTGATTCTTCAGATGACGTGGCTGATGCGTAAGGCAGCGGATCAAATCGGTGAAGCCGACCTGGCTTGGCTGGCAGGCGGCATGCCGGTCAAAGGGTTTCCCTTGGGCGGCCACATTCATCTGAGCCGCATTTGGTTGAACGGATTTTTGCTTCGCGCGCTGGATAACTATTTGGCTCTTTCGCTGGCCGCGATCGAAGACGACTCAACAGCGGCAAGAAGGCCGCGATACGGATTCCCGGGGGACTTTCTGCGAAAATCGCACGGCGGCTTCGAATACCGGACACCGCCGAGTTGGCTCGTAGCGTCCGATATTGCCAAAGGTGCATTGGCCTTATCCAAGATCATTGCCGAGCATTATTGGGAACTGAACAGCCGCCCGCTGGACTTGGAAACCGTTCATGAGGCATATTACCGGGGGAACAAATTCGCGCTCCTTCCGATTGCCCGCAAACTCTGGGCAGAAATCGAATCGACTGCTTCCTACGCCAAATACTCCTCTTTTTTGGCGCCGCTCAAAAGAAGATTGGAGACTTTTCAGACATGGAACGAGCGGGAGGATTTCCGAGATTCCTGGCACATTCCGCGGATCACCCAGCCGATGTGA
- a CDS encoding S41 family peptidase, whose protein sequence is MKNRKQKYVTSGLLAVMLLMLPLATALAAAEVEPSQQTADQVRELILKYHVSAPAENKIPKTNINEMIKDLSDPYTQYFSPEDWQSFQNQIENHYVGIGIRLGQDEKGFYAVEVFPGSPAEKAAMKPGDYIVEVEGQPAAGKKMDQLVSSIIGPEGSSVHITIERSGKRHVLTLSRQSITIPVITTHYFQNGVGYIKLSDFSSDADEKIAAQLQAWNQQGMTALVLDLRENPGGLLDTAANIASLFIPQGVLIHTRDRNGIDQSLEISGGSSFNKKLVVLVNNHSASASEVLTGALQDYKIATVVGTRTYGKGSVQSIFPLQDGGYLKLTVEEYLTPLKRVVNKVGLNPDIVVPDDTAQLLTALHQAGMKRLELRLADHHLTVNGQQFNTTFPSLKSNGHTFIPSRILASLIDGTVSWNNSSKVLTIANGSGTRTFKDSIKNVKGTSYIDLYWFQKSFPAFQWKQDGNSLAISASGGN, encoded by the coding sequence ATGAAGAATCGCAAACAGAAATACGTCACTTCCGGATTGCTGGCCGTGATGCTGCTCATGCTGCCGCTGGCCACTGCATTGGCCGCGGCGGAAGTCGAGCCTTCCCAGCAGACAGCGGATCAAGTGAGAGAATTGATTTTGAAATATCATGTAAGCGCCCCGGCGGAAAACAAAATTCCCAAAACGAATATAAACGAAATGATCAAGGATTTATCCGACCCTTACACGCAGTATTTTTCCCCTGAAGATTGGCAATCCTTTCAGAATCAAATAGAAAATCATTATGTCGGCATCGGCATCCGTCTTGGACAAGATGAGAAGGGATTTTATGCCGTTGAGGTGTTTCCTGGCTCTCCCGCCGAAAAAGCGGCGATGAAGCCGGGGGATTATATCGTCGAGGTGGAAGGCCAACCGGCCGCCGGCAAGAAAATGGATCAGTTGGTCAGCTCAATCATCGGTCCGGAGGGCAGTTCGGTCCATATCACGATCGAGCGAAGCGGCAAACGGCATGTTCTCACTCTAAGCCGCCAGAGCATCACGATACCGGTAATTACGACCCATTATTTCCAAAACGGCGTGGGTTATATCAAATTGTCCGATTTTTCCAGCGATGCCGATGAGAAGATAGCAGCTCAGCTCCAGGCTTGGAATCAGCAGGGCATGACGGCTCTGGTGCTGGATCTTCGCGAAAATCCGGGCGGACTGCTGGATACCGCAGCCAATATCGCCAGTTTGTTTATTCCCCAGGGTGTATTGATTCATACCAGAGACCGCAACGGAATCGATCAGTCCTTGGAAATATCCGGCGGGAGCTCCTTCAATAAAAAGCTCGTCGTCTTGGTCAACAACCACAGCGCCAGCGCTTCCGAAGTGCTTACGGGCGCACTGCAGGATTATAAAATCGCAACGGTCGTCGGCACCCGCACCTATGGGAAAGGCAGCGTGCAGAGCATCTTTCCGCTGCAGGACGGCGGTTATTTGAAGCTCACGGTTGAGGAATATCTGACCCCTTTGAAGCGGGTCGTAAACAAGGTGGGATTGAACCCGGACATCGTTGTTCCCGACGATACGGCTCAATTGCTGACCGCTCTGCACCAAGCGGGGATGAAGCGTCTGGAATTGCGGCTTGCCGACCATCATCTCACCGTGAACGGACAGCAATTCAACACGACGTTCCCCAGTCTGAAAAGCAACGGGCATACCTTCATTCCTTCGAGAATATTGGCAAGCTTGATTGATGGGACTGTTTCATGGAACAATTCAAGCAAAGTTCTGACGATTGCCAATGGCAGCGGAACCCGAACCTTCAAGGACAGCATCAAAAACGTAAAAGGCACCAGCTACATTGATTTGTATTGGTTTCAAAAGTCCTTCCCCGCGTTTCAATGGAAGCAGGACGGGAACAGTCTTGCGATATCCGCTAGCGGAGGGAATTGA
- the mutL gene encoding DNA mismatch repair endonuclease MutL, producing the protein MGRIHVLDAHIANQIAAGEVVERPSSVVKELVENAIDAGSTRIDIQVEEGGIQLIRVTDNGSGIEADDCERAFLRHATSKISTGKDLFRIRSLGFRGEALPSIAAVSRLECVSSSKDNGLGRRIVIEGGSIKAAEDVPAQKGTDFIVKDLFYNTPARLKYMKTIQTELGHISDYVYRIALAYPDIAFSLAHNGSSLLRTLGNGDTLQVIAAVYGTSVARGMIGVNGENADYVLSGYISKPEITRASRSAVSLIVNGRYIRNYAVTQSIVQAYHTLLPIHRFPVAVLNIRMDPSLLDVNVHPSKLEVRFSKESELLKFIEHELAGKLKKQALIPEVSKPAVRSPVIQEQLELYRHTDIPSAGLSRAADAELPKSDPPRTDDQLKSEPPKAADRREIHNGFETTYRAQPSGEGLRRPQAEHSKKPEFSDEQLKPLYVPIDEPAAASVRQHFPKLYPIGQMRGTYIIAQNEDGLFLIDQHAAHERINYEYYYGMFGNPAAASQDLLVPIPLEFTPSDAAVIREKLYVFEQAGVYLEPFGGNTFIVRSCPHWMPSGQEKEIIEEMVEWVLAEKKSLDIAKIREKAAILCSCKASIRANENLSMLEIESLLARLASCRNPYTCPHGRPIVISFSNYELEKMFKRVM; encoded by the coding sequence ATGGGCAGGATCCATGTTCTTGACGCGCATATCGCCAACCAAATTGCTGCCGGCGAAGTGGTGGAGCGGCCGTCGTCCGTGGTCAAGGAACTGGTCGAAAACGCCATTGACGCCGGCTCGACCCGCATCGATATCCAAGTCGAGGAGGGCGGCATCCAACTAATCCGGGTGACGGACAACGGCTCGGGCATCGAAGCGGATGATTGCGAGCGGGCTTTTTTGAGACACGCGACCAGCAAGATTTCTACCGGAAAGGATTTGTTCCGCATCCGCAGTCTCGGCTTTCGCGGAGAAGCGCTGCCGAGCATTGCCGCCGTATCCAGGCTGGAATGCGTCTCTTCTTCCAAGGACAACGGCTTGGGCAGAAGAATCGTGATAGAAGGCGGGAGCATCAAGGCGGCGGAAGACGTTCCGGCACAGAAGGGAACGGATTTCATCGTCAAGGATTTGTTCTATAATACTCCGGCCCGCCTGAAATACATGAAGACAATCCAGACGGAATTGGGGCATATTTCCGATTATGTGTACCGGATCGCGCTGGCATATCCCGATATCGCGTTCAGCCTTGCACACAACGGCAGCAGCCTGCTTCGGACGCTTGGCAATGGAGATACCCTGCAGGTTATCGCAGCTGTTTATGGGACGTCCGTGGCGAGGGGAATGATCGGTGTAAACGGAGAGAATGCGGATTACGTCCTAAGCGGATATATTTCCAAACCGGAGATCACCCGCGCCAGCCGTTCGGCCGTTTCGCTGATCGTCAACGGCAGGTATATCCGCAACTATGCGGTCACGCAGTCGATCGTTCAGGCCTACCATACGCTGCTTCCCATACACCGCTTTCCTGTTGCCGTTCTGAACATCCGGATGGACCCCTCGCTGCTTGACGTGAACGTTCATCCCTCAAAGCTAGAGGTCAGGTTCAGCAAAGAATCCGAGCTGCTGAAATTTATTGAGCATGAACTGGCGGGAAAGCTGAAGAAGCAGGCGCTGATTCCCGAAGTGTCCAAACCTGCAGTGCGCAGTCCCGTGATTCAGGAGCAGCTGGAGCTTTACCGGCATACGGATATACCGTCTGCCGGACTGTCTCGGGCCGCCGATGCGGAGCTGCCGAAATCGGACCCGCCGAGAACCGACGATCAGCTGAAATCGGAACCGCCGAAAGCGGCCGACCGGCGGGAAATACATAACGGCTTTGAGACAACTTATCGGGCACAGCCGTCGGGAGAGGGGCTGCGCAGACCGCAGGCGGAGCATTCGAAGAAACCGGAGTTCTCTGATGAGCAGCTGAAGCCGCTGTATGTCCCGATCGACGAACCTGCAGCGGCTTCGGTCCGGCAGCATTTTCCGAAGCTGTATCCGATCGGTCAGATGAGAGGGACTTACATTATCGCGCAAAATGAAGATGGCTTGTTCCTGATCGATCAGCATGCCGCACACGAACGGATCAACTACGAATATTACTACGGGATGTTCGGCAATCCCGCCGCGGCCAGTCAGGACCTGCTTGTACCCATTCCGCTGGAATTTACTCCCTCCGATGCGGCGGTCATCCGGGAGAAACTTTACGTTTTTGAGCAGGCGGGCGTTTATTTGGAGCCCTTTGGTGGGAATACCTTTATAGTAAGATCCTGTCCGCATTGGATGCCTTCCGGGCAGGAGAAGGAAATCATCGAGGAAATGGTGGAATGGGTGCTGGCCGAAAAGAAATCGCTGGATATCGCCAAAATCAGGGAAAAAGCCGCCATCCTCTGCTCCTGCAAGGCGTCGATCAGGGCGAATGAGAATTTGAGTATGCTCGAAATTGAATCGCTGCTGGCACGGTTGGCCAGCTGCAGGAATCCGTACACCTGCCCGCACGGACGCCCGATCGTGATCAGCTTCTCAAATTACGAGCTTGAAAAAATGTTTAAACGGGTGATGTGA
- a CDS encoding aromatic acid exporter family protein yields MGIRVIKTAIAAVLAIYLAQLFSLSFEVSSGLLAILGVDVTRRKGLRSALQRIAASILGLLFGSFIFWLLGFHVWVFGIIVLISYPLLSRMQLKDGIVTSSVIILHIFSIGKIELHSLVNEVLLLLTGLGSATLINFVYMPNPDQRLLELRSQTEESFSAIFRHIAENLKDKDYIWGGSELIAADASIRDGIHLSGTVAENALFKTDEYWMQYFLMRRQQLDSIQRMMLLVSRVYETLPHGKMTAELFEALSKDVKQEEYMGNVENMISDLEGTFKILDLPRTREEFEVRSAILQLFLELKGFISIAKSGKKKKIPA; encoded by the coding sequence ATGGGCATCCGGGTGATCAAAACCGCAATTGCGGCTGTCTTGGCTATTTATCTGGCACAATTGTTTTCGCTGTCATTCGAAGTTTCTTCGGGCCTGCTGGCCATTCTCGGTGTGGACGTAACGCGCAGAAAAGGTCTGCGAAGCGCGCTGCAGCGTATCGCCGCCTCTATCCTTGGTCTGTTGTTCGGTTCCTTCATCTTTTGGCTGCTCGGCTTTCACGTTTGGGTTTTCGGGATTATCGTCCTGATTTCTTATCCGCTGCTTTCCAGAATGCAGCTCAAGGACGGCATTGTCACCAGCTCTGTGATCATTCTGCATATTTTCTCCATAGGGAAAATCGAGCTGCACTCCCTGGTGAACGAAGTCTTGCTGCTGCTGACCGGCCTGGGATCGGCGACGTTGATCAATTTCGTCTATATGCCGAATCCCGATCAACGGCTGCTGGAGCTCAGAAGCCAGACGGAAGAGTCGTTCTCCGCGATATTCCGCCATATTGCCGAAAATCTGAAGGACAAAGATTACATTTGGGGCGGAAGCGAGTTGATTGCCGCTGACGCGTCAATACGGGATGGGATTCATCTGTCCGGAACCGTGGCGGAGAATGCGCTGTTCAAAACGGATGAGTATTGGATGCAATATTTTTTGATGAGGCGTCAGCAGCTAGACTCCATTCAGCGGATGATGCTTTTGGTGTCGAGGGTTTACGAGACGCTTCCGCATGGAAAAATGACGGCTGAACTGTTCGAAGCGCTGAGCAAGGATGTCAAACAAGAAGAGTACATGGGTAACGTCGAGAACATGATCTCGGACCTGGAGGGGACATTCAAGATTCTGGACCTGCCGAGGACACGGGAGGAATTTGAAGTGCGTTCGGCGATTCTGCAGCTGTTTTTGGAATTGAAAGGCTTCATATCGATAGCGAAAAGCGGCAAAAAGAAAAAAATTCCCGCATAG